One part of the Vitis riparia cultivar Riparia Gloire de Montpellier isolate 1030 chromosome 15, EGFV_Vit.rip_1.0, whole genome shotgun sequence genome encodes these proteins:
- the LOC117932088 gene encoding C-terminal binding protein AN, with product MDYEEGNSSTASAKSPNSRSNLYRIIDGHSSPPSVSLEIRLFYVRIAPCVIDSVPDHLTLCHIRRGIGVSLEINGARIPASETASLTLRRDRLDKESSEVIYVSTDSVRVAGGVEFEVYEKEEMILCGSLERMESSWGNGSGGLENGSRTGWDMDCYTAASVVAGSSAFFQPKLGVSSPSIEVYIAGCSSSMPVILTKTIQISPRQKASRHGMLDAIPEGEEIGKAQENSNGTVRQRKVMITEADDDYESDGKIGHGIYSEDMYSGEDGQLTWFNAGVRVGVGIGLGMCLGIGIGVGLLMRSYQATTRTFRRRDSGRSSASAAHHHRSAPLPLVVSLNCIDDPSLEHESLSGIASVEHVSLARLSDGKIESAAAVLIHSLAYLPRAAQRRLRPWQLLLCLGSSDRSVDSALAADLGLRLVHVDTSRAEEVADTVMALFLGLLRRTHLLSRHTLSASGWLGSVQPLCRGMRRCRGLVLGIVGRSASARSLATRSLAFKMNVLYFDVQEGKGKLSRSITFPPAARRMDTLNDLLAASDLVSLHCTLTNETVQIINAECLQHIKPGAFLVNTGSSQLLDDCALKQLLIDGTIAGCALDGAEGPQWMEAWVKEMPNVLILPRSADYSEEVWMEIREKTICILQTYFFDGVIPKNTVSDEEDEESEIVYENEQFDKQDKEIALQGSVGEQLTDDVLVSPESSQKKGTNQSNESPSQHQGSGLSQNTTTRSEGKRSRSGKKAKKRHARQRSLQKSDDPSALEKESTSHREDDTAMSGTDQVLSSSSRFASPEDSRSRKTPIESVQESTSEQLLKSSMRLSKPGEVLLKDGYVIALHARDRAALHVSRQRVQGGGWFLDTMSNVTKRDPAAQFLIVFRSKDTIGLRSFAAGGKLLQINRRMEFVFASHSFDVWESWMLEGSLEECRLVNCRNPLAVLDVRVEILAAVGEDGVTRWLD from the exons ATGGATTACGAAGAGGGTAATTCATCAACAGCGAGCGCCAAAAGCCCGAATTCGAGGTCGAATTTGTATCGAATCATTGATGGGCACTCATCGCCTCCCTCTGTATCCCTTGAGATTCGGCTTTTCTACGTCCGAATCGCTCCTTGCGTTATCGATAGCGTCCCTGATCACCTCACTTTGTGCCACATTCGCCGCGGAATTGGGGTTTCTCTCGAAATCAATGGCGCACGCATCCCTGCATCCGAAACGGCGTCGTTGACCCTTCGCCGTGATAGACTCGACAAGGAGTCGTCGGAGGTGATCTACGTGAGCACAGACAGTGTTAGGGTTGCGGGGGGTGTTGAATTTGAGGTGTATGAGAAGGAGGAGATGATCCTATGTGGGTCTTTGGAGAGGATGGAATCTTCGTGGGGGAATGGGAGTGGTGGGTTGGAGAATGGTTCGAGAACCGGGTGGGACATGGATTGCTACACGGCCGCCTCGGTTGTGGCTGGGTCATCAGCCTTTTTTCAGCCAAAGCTCGGGGTCTCTTCGCCTTCCATTGAGGTTTATATCGCGGGATGTTCGTCGAGCATGCCTGTGATTCTCACCAAGACAATTCAGATAAGTCCACGGCAAAAAGCGTCTAGGCATGGTATGCTGGATGCAATTCCGGAGGGTGAGGAGATTGGGAAGGCGCAGGAGAACAGTAATGGAACGGTTCGTCAGCGGAAAGTTATG ATCACAGAGGCAGATGATGATTATGAGTCAGATGGGAAAATTGGACATGGCATCTATTCAGAAGACATGTACTCTGGTGAGGATGGCCAACTCACATGGTTTAACGCTGGTGTAAGAGTGGGTGTTGGCATTGGCCTTGGGATGTGCCTTGGGATTGGTATTGGTGTTGGACTGCTCATGCGTTCATATCAAGCAACTACCAGGACCTTCAGGAGGAG AGACTCAGGGAGATCCTCTGCTTCTGCGGCCCACCATCATAGGTCTGCGCCCCTCCCCCTTGTGGTCTCTCTTAACTGCATCGACGACCCTTCCCTCGAGCACGAGTCCCTCTCTGGCATAGCCTCCGTCGAGCACGTTTCCCTCGCCCGCCTCTCCGATGGAAAGATCGAGTCCGCCGCCGCAGTCCTCATCCACTCCCTCGCATACCTCCCCCGCGCCGCCCAGCGCCGCCTCCGCCCCTGGCAGCTCCTCCTCTGCCTCGGCTCCTCCGACCGCTCCGTCGACTCCGCCCTCGCCGCTGACCTAGGCCTCCGCCTCGTCCATGTCGATACGTCGCGTGCCGAGGAGGTTGCCGATACGGTCATGGCTCTCTTCCTCGGTTTGCTCCGCCGCACTCACCTCCTCTCTCGTCACACACTCTCTGCTTCCGGCTGGCTCGGCTCTGTTCAGCCGCTGTGCCGTGGGATGCGCAGGTGCCGTGGTCTTGTTTTGGGCATTGTGGGTAGATCTGCCTCTGCGCGGTCTTTGGCTACTCGGAGCTTGGCGTTTAAGATGAATGTGCTTTATTTTGATGTTCAAGAG GGAAAGGGAAAATTAAGCAGATCTATTACATTTCCTCCAGCTGCCCGAAGAATGGATACTCTTAATGATTTACTCGCTGCAAGTGACCTTGTTTCCCTTCATTGTACTCTAACAAATGAAACGGTTCAAATCATCAATGCAGAATGTTTACAGCACATAAAGCctg GGGCATTTCTTGTGAATACGGGGAGCAGTCAGCTGCTGGATGATTGTGCTCTGAAGCAGCTGTTGATTGACGGCACCATTGCTGGCTGTGCTCTGGATGGTGCTGAAGGGCCACAATGGATGGAAGCATGG GTAAAAGAAATGCCCAATGTATTGATTCTTCCACGCAGTGCAGATTATAGTGAAGAAGTTTGGATGGAGATAAGGGAGAAAACTATTTGTATATTACAGACATATTTCTTTGATGGTGTCATTCCAAAGAATACTGTATCTGATGAGGAGGATGAGGAAAGTGAAATAGTCTATGAAAACGAACAGTTTGATAAACAAGACAAGGAAATTGCTTTGCAAGGTTCTGTTGGTGAGCAGTTGACAGATGATGTTCTTGTAAGCCCAGAAAGCTCTCAGAAAAAGGGTACTAATCAATCAAATGAGTCTCCTAGCCAGCATCAGGGTTCAGGTTTATCTCAAAATACAACCACTCGATCTGAAGGAAAGCGCAGCAGATCAGGGAAGAAGGCCAAAAAAAGGCATGCCCGCCAGAGATCTCTACAAAAATCAGATGATCCCTCTGctttagaaaaagaaagcacCTCACATCGAGAAGATGACACTGCTATGAGTGGTACTGATCAGGTGTTAAGTTCTAGCTCTCGTTTTGCTTCCCCTGAAGACTCAAGGAGTAGGAAAACACCTATAGAATCAGTACAAGAATCAACTTCAGAGCAGCTTCTAAAGTCTAGCATGAGGCTAAGCAAGCCTGGTGAAGTGCTGCTGAAAGATGGGTATGTTATAGCATTACATGCAAGAGATCGTGCTGCCCTCCATGTCTCCAGGCAAAGAGTTCAAGGTGGTGGTTGGTTCCTAGATACCATGTCAAATGTAACAAAAAGGGATCCTGCAGCAcagttcctcattgttttcagAAGCAAG GACACAATTGGTTTGCGATCTTTTGCTGCTGGAGGAAAGTTGTTGCAG ATAAATAGAAGAATGGAATTTGTATTTGCCAGTCACAGCTTTGATGTTTGGGAGAGTTGGATGTTGGAAGGTTCTTTGGAGGAGTGTAGGTTGGTTAACTGTAGAAATCCATTG GCTGTTTTGGATGTGCGAGTCGAGATTCTTGCAGCCGTTGGAGAAGATGGAGTGACTCGCTGGCTTGATTAG